In Mercurialis annua linkage group LG5, ddMerAnnu1.2, whole genome shotgun sequence, a single genomic region encodes these proteins:
- the LOC126681409 gene encoding F-box protein CPR1-like yields MVDLDSPEHHVAKCDHPLFNSCLIYGSCNGLIALYHSQEGMFLWNPSTRKLRYEMRSGSDYVLDGFGYDPVSDDYKFVRIRGLASQGRKRSGGMVYSVKHNSCRRIKEFPYKCNNHRDCGTLVGSCLHWIVSEPDDDDKLIVAFNLEDERCRALPIPGGLQNHIYWELKLAEVGGCLTLIVDSDYEEIWVMKEYGKKEAWIKISSIRNRLLRPIGYSKTGDKLLLYGPGGFLWEYDLQEEEDQISQNHFSNFNQPPPNVSDKRFRRIKILGAAVLLCQFSVNCVKSLVPVHV; encoded by the coding sequence ATGGTGGATTTAGATTCTCCAGAGCACCATGTAGCCAAATGTGATCACCCTCTTTTTAATTCTTGTCTTATATATGGTTCTTGCAATGGCTTAATCGCGTTGTATCATTCTCAAGAAGGAATGTTTCTGTGGAATCCATCTACCCGAAAACTACGTTATGAAATGCGTAGCGGTAGTGATTATGTTCTCGATGGATTCGGTTATGATCCTGTCAGCGACGATTACAAGTTCGTCAGGATCCGGGGACTCGCCAGCCAGGGTAGAAAACGATCCGGAGGTATGGTTTATAGTGTAAAACACAATTCTTGTAGAAGGATTAAGGAGTTCCCTTATAAGTGTAATAATCATAGAGATTGCGGTACTCTTGTTGGTTCTTGTTTGCACTGGATTGTTTCAGAACCAGATGATGATGATAAGCTGATCGTTGCTTTCAATCTGGAAGACGAAAGATGCAGAGCGCTGCCGATTCCTGGCGGATTACAGAATCATATATATTGGGAGCTGAAATTAGCGGAAGTAGGAGGATGCCTTACTTTAATTGTGGATTCGGATTATGAGGAGATTTGGGTGATGAAGGAATACGGAAAGAAGGAAGCGTGGATTAAAATATCATCGATACGCAATAGGTTATTACGGCCAATTGGATATTCGAAAACCGGCGATAAACTCTTATTGTATGGCCCTGGTGGATTTCTATGGGAGTATGACCTACAAGAGGAGGAGGACCAAATATCTCAGAATCACTTCTCCAATTTCAACCAACCACCACCAAATGTGTCCGATAAACGTTTTCGGAGGATTAAGATATTAGGAGCTGCTGTCCTCCTCTGTCAATTTTCAGTTAACTGTGTAAAAAGCCTTGTTCCGGTCCATGTTTGA